TCAAGTCGCTGAACTACGTGCTGGCCCGCGGCGGTAACCCGTCGCCGTGGCGCGCCGAGCTCGTCGACGCCATCGCCGGCCCGCACCACCTGCGCACGCTCACCGAGGCGCTGCCCGGGCCGCTGAGGTGGTTCGCCGCCCGGTACGCCAATCAGATCACCGCCGCCGTCGCGCTCGCCCCGGCCGGGGTGGTGTTCGGTTACCGCCAGATCGAGGCGATGGTCGCCGACTCGCTGTTCGACCGGCTCGGCTACGACTGGAAGCGCCGGGTCGGGCTGTTCGAGCAGCTCACCCGCGCCAACGTGCGGCTGGCGATGCTGGCCGACCGGCTGCCGTTCCGCAACCCGATCCGCGAGCACCGCCGCCGCGTCGGCGCCGCCGGCCGGGAGCGGGTGGAGATGATGAACAAGGTCGCCGAACTGCGCCGGATGCGGCTGGACTTCACCCACCACGACCGGTCCACCAAGGGCGACACCTTCACCGGGTAGCCGTCACCCTCGCCGGGCGACTGCCTCACCGCGCGGCGGCACGATCTCGACGGCGGTGCCGGTCAGCGGTTTGCGGCACTGATCGCACACCAGCAGCGGGCTGAACTCCGCACCGCAGCGCCGGTGGGTCTGCACCAGCGCGGGTCCCTCGTCGCCGTGATAGGTGGTGTGCGCCCAGCCGATCGCGGTCGCGACGACGGGGTAGAACGCCAGCCCCTTCGGGGTCAGGTGGTACTCGGACCAGTCCGACCGTTTCGGATGGGCCGCGGCCTGCAGGATCCCGATGTCGCAGAACACCTTCAGGCGTTCGGCGATCAGCGGTGCCGGTGCCGACAGCCGGGACTGGAAGTCGCTGAACCGCCGGGTCCCGAGGAACGCGGCACCCAGGATCGCGGCCGACCAGCGGTTGCCGAAGACCGCCATGGTCTGCGGGAACATCCCGGGCTGGTCGTCGCTGCGCAGCCGCCGGCGGGTCGTCGCCCGCGGCACCGAGCGGGCCCACCCGCCGCTGGGGCCCCACCGGGCGTCGATGTCGAGCGCCTCGGTCGGTGCCTGGCACTGCGCACAGCACAACATCGGCGCGAACTCCTCGCCGCAGTCACGGTGGCGCATCAGCGGCAGCTCGTCGGCCCGGTCCACCCAGGTCCGCTCCCAGTGCCAGATCGACAGCAGCACCGTCCACAACCGGCGGCACTCGGCGCTGGGCAGATATCCCGCCCGCAGCGGCTGCTGCTGGTAGACCTGCTGCACCAGCAGTCCGTCGCGCACCAGCGAGCGCAGCCGCGCCGTCAGCACCGCATGGGAGATCGGCAGCCGCGAGAAGTCGCTGTATTTGGTTGCACCCAAAAGGGATTCACGGATGATCAGCAGTGACCACTCGTCGCCGAGCACGGCGAGCATGCGCCCGATGGCGTTGGTGCCCCCGGGTTCCAGCGCGAACGGGTCGGTCACCGGCCGGGATGCCACTGGCGCAACTCCGCGCCGTCCGCCCAGGTGGAATGCGTTCCGCTGCATATCCGTTCGGGCAGCCGCAGTTTGCACACCGGGCCGTCGGCCGGCCGGGCGGCGTCGAGCACCACGCAGTAGGAGGCGTCGTCGTTCATGCCCATGGTGAAGGTCACCAGGTAGCCGTCGTCCTCACCGGTGGACCCGACCCGCGGCGCCATCGGCGTCTCGCTGACGAACACGCCGTCGCCGAAGCTCACCCGCTCCTGGGCGCCGGTCCGCAGGTCGTGCTTGACCAGCCCGTCGAACAGGAACTTCCCGGGCACCCCGGTGGCGGCGTAGATGTAGCGGTAGTCGCGGGTCTGCAGGTTCGGGTTGATCATCCCGAACTCGGTGAAGCTCTCGCTGAGCCGTTCCTCGCTGGCCTTCCCGGTGACGAGGTTGAAACGCCAACGGTGCAAATGGGATTCGAACATGTCCAGGTCGAGCCAACGGAACGCGGCCTCCTCGATGGAGCGGGCGCCGTGCACCGACGGCGACGGGTTGGCCTGGAAGAACCCGTCCAGCACGATCTCGTCGCCGTCCTCGTAGGCGTTGGTGAAGTGCAGCACGTAGGTCGGGTCGGTCTCGAACCACATCACCTTCGAGCGGTCGCCGTGGCGCGGCACCACCGCCCAGCGCGACGGCAGCTCGGGGAAGAACCG
The window above is part of the Mycolicibacterium hassiacum DSM 44199 genome. Proteins encoded here:
- a CDS encoding winged helix-turn-helix transcriptional regulator, which encodes MASRPVTDPFALEPGGTNAIGRMLAVLGDEWSLLIIRESLLGATKYSDFSRLPISHAVLTARLRSLVRDGLLVQQVYQQQPLRAGYLPSAECRRLWTVLLSIWHWERTWVDRADELPLMRHRDCGEEFAPMLCCAQCQAPTEALDIDARWGPSGGWARSVPRATTRRRLRSDDQPGMFPQTMAVFGNRWSAAILGAAFLGTRRFSDFQSRLSAPAPLIAERLKVFCDIGILQAAAHPKRSDWSEYHLTPKGLAFYPVVATAIGWAHTTYHGDEGPALVQTHRRCGAEFSPLLVCDQCRKPLTGTAVEIVPPRGEAVARRG